The nucleotide sequence AAGGGCCAGCACGTCATCCCCGCCCGAGTAGACCAGGCCGCCCCCGTGGGCCTCCACGATACCCTTCACCTCCCGGGCAAACCCCAGGGCCAGGGCCCGGGAGAAGGCCCGGTGGGCTTGGGGGTGCCCCAGGCGGTCCAAGGCCTCCCCCATCCGGTCCCCGTCCGCGTGGAGGAGGGCGTAGTAGCCTCCTGGAGGGGCTTGGATGCCCTTCTGGCGAAGCTTCCCCCACAGGCGGCGGAGGACCTCCTTGGCCTCCTCCAACCGCCCGGGGTCTTCCAAGGCGGGGAACTCCTCGAGGCGGCTCTCGTAGAGGAGGCGGACGTCGTACTGGACGAAAGGCGTGTCCTTCAGAGCGGGGTGGTAGGTGGCGGCCCTGGCCTCCTCCCCCACCAAGGCCGCCAGGTGCTCGAGGGCCTCCCCCACCCAAGCCTCCCCTCCCTTGTTCTTGACCCCTTCCCAGAAGGGCAGGACCGCCATGTGGGTGGTGCTCACGAAGCCGTGTGCCGTGGGCCACCAGCGCTTCAGGAGGTTGCGAACAGTTGACCCCCAGCCACCCTTTCCCTACCCCCCACCAAGCCCCGCTCCCAAATCCCACCACCCCCCCAACCCCCCGTCCGCACCCAGCAAAAGGCTTGAACCCCTACAATGCTCCCCAGGAGGCCCAGTCGTGAAGAGGGGAAAGAAAAGGGAGCCCAAGCCCTACACCGGCCTGGAAGCCCTTCTCGTCTTCCCCGACCACGGGGACTACGTGGCCACCCTTGACCTCATGCGCCGCTTCTCCTCGGCGGTGCGCTACGGCTACAAGAGGCTCCTTGAAGGTGAGGACCGCAAGGAGCTCAAGCGGGAAGATGGCCCCCTGTGCACCCTCTTCCGCCTCAACACCCGCTACGCAGATGACGCCATCCTCAAGGCCAAGGCCCTCCTCACCTCCCAGGTGGAGCTCGGGGAGAACCCCCGCAAGGTGGTCTTCGGGGGGAGGAAACTTCTTGCAGACCTGGCCCGGCTCAAACGGAGCAACCTCCCGCTCTATGAGCGGAAGAAGGCGGAGTGGCGGGAAAGGCGCAAGGGCACCCTCTACGCCCGTGGGGACCGGAGCAAGGGCGGCAACCTCAACCTCCGCCTCGTGGTGCGGGAGGGAAACCTCTGGCTCCGGGTCCACCTGGGAGACCGCTACGCCTGGGCCCTGGTGAAGACCTCCCACCCCAGGCTCCAAGCACTTCTGTCCCGGGTGTATGCCCATGAGCCCTACAACGTGGAGCTCGCCTTGCGGGAGGGGAGGGTCTACGCCCTCTTCTCCTGGGAGGAGGAGCTTCCCCCCCTCTCCCTCACCCAGGAGGGGGGCGTCCTGGCCCTGGACGTCAACGCCGACCCCTACGGGCTGGCCCTGGCGGTGGTGAACCCGGACGGGAGCCTCAGAAGGCACCTCACCCTCTCCCTGGAGGAGGTGGACCGGGCCAAGAACCGGGGGGCCAAGGAGATCCTTCTCTGGAACATAGCCCACCAGGTGGTGGCCCTGGCGGAGCAGGAGGGGGTGGCCATCGCCACGGAGCGGCTGAAGCACCTCCCCAAGGGCAGACGGGGAGATGGTCTTGGGCCTGCTTTCCGCCGAAAAGCCCACCGCTTCGCCTACCGCTCCCTCCTGGGGAAGGTGCACGCCTTGGCCCGGAAGAAGGGCATCCAGAGCCTGGAGGTGAACCCCCAGGACACCTCCACCATCGGGATGCTGAAGTACGCCCCCCTCCTGTCCTTGTCCAAGGATGTGGCCGCGGCCTACGTGATTGGCCGACGGGCCTTGGGGTTCAAGGAGGAGATCCCCAAACCCCTGAAAGCCCTCCTCCAGGACCCCTCCTTTCACGACCGCACCCGCCGCTTCTACGAGGGGCGGATAGCCCAGCTCAAGGAGCGGCACCGTGAGGAGAAGAACCCCTACCTCAGGCGCAGGCTCGGGCGGGAGCTTGCCCAGATGAAGAGAGCTCTCGCCACCCTTCCAAGCCTTCAGGGTGAGCCAGGCGGCCCTGCGGGGTCAACCGCGGGAAGGAACCCCCAGGGCATCCACGCCTGGCGAGCCCTGAGGGTAGGCCTCTTCCTTCCCCTCCTTGGGCGGAAGGTGCCGAGGGACCTCTCGGTCCTCAAGCCCATCCTGCTGGGATCGTGGGAGGGGTGGAAGCGAGGCTTAGACCCTCATCCTGGTGGGGGGTCGGCTGCTGCGGATGCCCACCTACGTGTGGGGGTGGGTAGTGGTGGCTAGAGTTGACCAGGTCCGGCCCCGAGAGGTACTCCCCCCGCCTGAGGCCCAATTTGAGCCGCACCCGGTCCGCCTCTTTGGGGTCATCCGGCAGCAGGAGAACGCTTTCCCGGGCACCGTCCAAAGAGCTCTTGAACGCCTCCTTGCCCCAGGAGACCGGGGCGAAGTTTCGGGTGTTTTTGCGGGCGACGAGAAGGGCCATGAGCCGCCCGCGGGCCTGGGGGTAGTCCGCTTCGGAAGCCAGGGGGACGTAGGCGTAGTACCCCTCCAGGAGATCCTCCACCTGGGCGAGGGCCGCTTCCCGTTCCACGTGGAGCGCCCGCTCCTTGGGGGCGAAAAGCTCCTGGGCCTTATTCACCAGGTACGCCCGCGCCGCCTCCACGGCGCGCTGGCCCAAACCGCTCGGGTCCTGCCCCTCGGGGATGAGGGCCAGAAGGACATTGGCGATGCCCGCTTGCCCCAGCTCTTTGAGCTCCGCTGGGCTTGTCGGGGCGGGGAAGATGAGGTTTTCAGGCCCCACCGCCTGAGCCAGAACCTCCGCCGCCGCCTGCGCCGCCTCGGAGAGGAGGCGGCTACCCGCGAAGAGGTCCCGGGTCCTGCGGGCGGTGGCGATGAAGTCCTGCACGGGACCTAGGCTGACTGCTAGCAACGCTCCCACCCTCACCTCCATAGCTGCGTCTTGAGGGTTTCCATGAGGCCCAGCCCCTTTTTCCACACCTGCACCAGCCCCTGGGGGCTGGAAAGGGCCCGCTGGGCC is from Thermus tengchongensis and encodes:
- a CDS encoding IS200/IS605 family accessory protein TnpB-related protein, with the protein product MKRGKKREPKPYTGLEALLVFPDHGDYVATLDLMRRFSSAVRYGYKRLLEGEDRKELKREDGPLCTLFRLNTRYADDAILKAKALLTSQVELGENPRKVVFGGRKLLADLARLKRSNLPLYERKKAEWRERRKGTLYARGDRSKGGNLNLRLVVREGNLWLRVHLGDRYAWALVKTSHPRLQALLSRVYAHEPYNVELALREGRVYALFSWEEELPPLSLTQEGGVLALDVNADPYGLALAVVNPDGSLRRHLTLSLEEVDRAKNRGAKEILLWNIAHQVVALAEQEGVAIATERLKHLPKGRRGDGLGPAFRRKAHRFAYRSLLGKVHALARKKGIQSLEVNPQDTSTIGMLKYAPLLSLSKDVAAAYVIGRRALGFKEEIPKPLKALLQDPSFHDRTRRFYEGRIAQLKERHREEKNPYLRRRLGRELAQMKRALATLPSLQGEPGGPAGSTAGRNPQGIHAWRALRVGLFLPLLGRKVPRDLSVLKPILLGSWEGWKRGLDPHPGGGSAAADAHLRVGVGSGG
- the cas10 gene encoding type III-B CRISPR-associated protein Cas10/Cmr2; translation: MGALLAVSLGPVQDFIATARRTRDLFAGSRLLSEAAQAAAEVLAQAVGPENLIFPAPTSPAELKELGQAGIANVLLALIPEGQDPSGLGQRAVEAARAYLVNKAQELFAPKERALHVEREAALAQVEDLLEGYYAYVPLASEADYPQARGRLMALLVARKNTRNFAPVSWGKEAFKSSLDGARESVLLLPDDPKEADRVRLKLGLRRGEYLSGPDLVNSSHHYPPPHVGGHPQQPTPHQDEGLSLASTPPTIPAGWA